One genomic region from Chondrinema litorale encodes:
- a CDS encoding DUF3419 family protein, whose product MSFNLPNVRDIIFKQVHTNNLVYNTCWEDPRCDRHLLKLKSDSSLIMITSAGCNALDYLLDNPQVIHAIDMNPRQNALLELKVAIFQHGDYEHLFKFFGEGAFEGAAAYYQKNLRAHLSDFSKKYWDKNIAYFNGKGLKKSFYFNGTSGLLAGMLMAYIKTKPKLFKLVNALFEAETLDEQKKVYKQMEPLLFNEPVKWLLNRHITISLAGVPRPQRQLIMETYEKEGVAGYVKDSLRHIFCNISVKNNYFWYVYVFGSYTKDCCPEYLKEENFEKIKANSDRIKLHTTTISQFLKDHPDNYSHYILLDHQDWLAAHDVVALNEEWELILKNSKKDTRILQRSAANKIDFFPEFIMPKIDFEEEITASWHLNDRVGTYGSVYLGMVK is encoded by the coding sequence ATGAGCTTTAACCTCCCTAATGTAAGAGATATTATATTTAAACAGGTTCATACCAATAACCTAGTTTATAACACCTGTTGGGAAGATCCAAGGTGTGATAGGCATCTATTAAAATTAAAAAGTGATAGTAGCCTTATAATGATAACCAGTGCAGGTTGCAATGCTTTAGATTATTTGTTGGACAATCCGCAAGTAATCCATGCCATAGATATGAACCCTAGGCAAAATGCTTTGCTTGAATTAAAGGTTGCCATTTTCCAACATGGAGACTATGAACACCTGTTTAAGTTTTTTGGTGAAGGTGCTTTTGAAGGAGCTGCGGCTTACTATCAAAAGAACTTGAGAGCACATTTGAGCGATTTCTCTAAAAAGTATTGGGATAAGAATATTGCCTATTTTAATGGCAAAGGTTTAAAGAAAAGCTTCTATTTTAATGGTACTTCTGGTTTGCTAGCAGGTATGCTCATGGCTTATATCAAAACCAAGCCAAAATTGTTTAAACTAGTTAATGCTTTATTTGAAGCCGAAACTCTAGATGAGCAGAAGAAAGTTTATAAGCAAATGGAGCCATTGCTATTTAATGAACCTGTAAAATGGTTGCTAAATAGACATATCACTATTTCTCTAGCAGGTGTGCCTAGGCCGCAACGACAGCTTATTATGGAGACTTATGAGAAGGAAGGTGTAGCAGGTTATGTGAAAGACAGCTTAAGACATATATTTTGCAACATATCGGTTAAAAACAACTATTTCTGGTATGTGTATGTATTTGGTAGCTACACGAAAGATTGTTGCCCAGAATATCTTAAAGAAGAAAACTTCGAAAAAATAAAAGCCAATTCCGACAGAATTAAGTTACATACCACTACCATTTCTCAATTCTTAAAAGACCATCCTGATAACTATTCACATTACATTTTGCTTGACCATCAAGATTGGTTAGCAGCTCACGATGTTGTTGCATTAAACGAAGAGTGGGAACTCATTTTGAAAAATAGTAAAAAAGACACCAGAATACTCCAAAGATCAGCAGCAAACAAAATCGATTTTTTTCCAGAGTTTATTATGCCTAAAATAGATTTTGAAGAAGAAATTACAGCGAGTTGGCATCTAAACGACCGTGTGGGGACTTATGGCAGTGTTTATTTGGGAATGGTAAAATAA
- a CDS encoding class I SAM-dependent methyltransferase encodes MNINYAKTTMTYTTINAKQAEKMKRYYIFHSKIYDLTRWTFLFGRKRLVKNIPFQPTDNFRLLEVGCGTGYNLAKIHEQFPNAELTGIDVSDDMLQIAEKKTQKAGDKVKLVCEAYGDKTTIESGFDVVMFSYSLSMINPFWEDLLEQALRDLKPGGYLAVTDFHDSKFVSFKKWMGVNHVKMEGHLFEWLDKYFTKHQSKVKKAYAGVWEYLIFIGKKEL; translated from the coding sequence TTGAATATTAATTACGCTAAAACTACAATGACTTATACCACGATCAATGCCAAGCAGGCAGAAAAAATGAAGCGGTACTATATCTTTCATTCAAAGATATACGACCTCACCCGTTGGACATTTTTATTTGGAAGAAAACGACTAGTTAAAAATATTCCTTTTCAACCAACAGATAATTTTAGATTGCTTGAAGTAGGTTGTGGTACAGGTTATAATCTTGCCAAAATTCACGAACAGTTTCCAAATGCTGAGCTCACTGGAATAGACGTTTCTGATGACATGTTACAAATTGCAGAGAAGAAGACGCAAAAAGCAGGAGATAAGGTAAAATTGGTTTGTGAAGCTTATGGAGATAAAACAACTATAGAATCAGGGTTTGATGTGGTAATGTTTTCTTACTCACTCAGCATGATTAATCCATTTTGGGAAGATTTGCTAGAGCAAGCGCTAAGAGATTTAAAACCCGGAGGCTATTTGGCTGTAACTGATTTCCACGATTCAAAATTTGTCTCATTTAAAAAATGGATGGGAGTGAACCATGTAAAAATGGAAGGGCATTTATTTGAATGGTTGGATAAGTATTTCACGAAGCATCAAAGCAAAGTTAAAAAAGCCTATGCCGGAGTTTGGGAATACCTGATTTTTATTGGAAAAAAGGAGTTGTAG
- a CDS encoding porin family protein: MKKTLFTIIISLLASFTFAQVKFEKGYFIDNNNQRTDCLIKNLGWKNNPTSFEYKALKDSSSTNTQTATIETIKEFGVEGAFRYSRFTVQMDKSSSAISDLTKDREPVFEEATLFLKLLVGGKINLYVYETGKLTRFFYNTPSGDVNQLVYKLYKTESGEISKNVYYQQQLWNEVKCEELSMSDAKRVRYLQNDLIKYFVKYNECENADLILFQKGKSKMPFSLSLRPGVTFANTTMESVSDNEIDFGSKTNLRIGLEAEFVLPYNKNKWAIVIEPTYQSFESEGMLLTQNVSFEYHSIDFPLKLRYYSFLNDNSKIYLNAGVLTSLLFNSEITFGTNDVRALDNDLSFTLGAGYNFKNRLNLEFILNGSRDLTRDNLNWETKYNAFSIILGYKLFSNAKN, from the coding sequence ATGAAAAAAACACTATTTACTATCATCATTTCTCTTCTTGCTTCTTTTACATTCGCCCAAGTTAAATTTGAGAAAGGATATTTTATAGATAACAACAATCAGCGAACAGATTGTCTGATTAAAAACTTAGGTTGGAAAAATAACCCCACAAGTTTCGAATACAAAGCATTAAAAGATTCTTCATCGACAAATACTCAAACAGCGACTATCGAAACAATAAAAGAATTTGGTGTAGAAGGCGCTTTTAGGTATTCCAGATTTACAGTGCAGATGGATAAATCATCTTCAGCAATAAGTGATTTAACAAAAGACAGAGAGCCAGTATTTGAAGAAGCTACCTTGTTTTTGAAATTATTAGTCGGGGGCAAAATCAATCTGTATGTGTACGAAACCGGCAAACTCACCAGATTTTTTTATAATACTCCAAGTGGTGATGTTAATCAATTGGTTTACAAGCTTTATAAAACTGAAAGTGGTGAAATCTCTAAAAATGTATATTATCAGCAACAACTTTGGAATGAGGTAAAATGTGAGGAGCTATCTATGAGTGATGCTAAGCGAGTAAGGTATTTACAAAATGATCTAATCAAATACTTTGTGAAATATAATGAGTGTGAAAATGCTGATTTGATTCTATTTCAAAAGGGAAAAAGCAAGATGCCTTTTAGTTTATCATTGAGACCGGGTGTTACCTTTGCCAATACCACAATGGAAAGTGTAAGTGATAATGAAATTGATTTTGGTAGTAAGACTAATTTAAGAATTGGGCTAGAGGCAGAGTTTGTATTACCCTACAATAAGAACAAATGGGCAATTGTAATAGAACCTACCTATCAATCTTTTGAATCTGAAGGGATGCTACTTACCCAAAATGTATCTTTTGAGTATCATTCAATAGATTTTCCTTTAAAACTCAGATACTATTCCTTCTTAAATGATAATTCTAAGATTTATTTAAATGCAGGAGTACTCACAAGTTTACTTTTTAATTCAGAGATCACTTTTGGAACTAATGATGTTCGTGCCTTAGATAATGATTTAAGTTTTACATTGGGTGCTGGTTATAATTTTAAAAATCGATTGAATCTAGAGTTTATCTTAAATGGAAGTCGAGATCTCACTAGAGATAATCTGAACTGGGAAACTAAATACAATGCATTCTCAATAATTCTGGGATATAAGTTGTTTTCTAATGCTAAAAACTAG
- the porU gene encoding type IX secretion system sortase PorU, whose protein sequence is MIKLRLLFLFLLLAWKLQGQELTNSFAKKSVLANGDFHKIAVDSSGVYKLDYAFFQSVGINTDILNINRIRVFGNPGGMLPQENNAARYDDLIENHLWVYDANHNKDFDAEDYLLFYAHGPDKVIYDEEKEMFLNQTNLYANTNFYFIELFKRKSEKIETASNKSVLQNSEAINSFDYFQYHETESINLLSSGREWYGEKFSLDETPTHHFQLKDYLPQSESAIRMWVQAMNRETVPVHFDIELNNQHIGEIDIDAVSKSAFGEKGNVNDWYDYFSVANLLSDSLNASSSLDIQISLSSTGENAEAYLDAYAIQFATQLKWKNHQFHFRSLTSKEQSENTYQVTGLPERAMVWNISQPGVPVNMSLIYASGNAFFIDEHEGLQEYIAFNPEQCPNPTGIGKVENQNLHGITPPELLIITPDSLRSIAKVLERFRENVDGLLVTTISIEKIYNEFSSGRKDVTAIRNFLKMLYDRNGNKRQLKYVLLFGDTSYDYRGIENSSENLIPIYQSRNSLHTVHSYASDDYFGFLDDDEGIWKEGTSIYSDEVHDLEIGVGRLPVRTKQEAQEIVEKLIQYQNKSSLGRWRTQLGFVADNGDANIHQLRSDYLATQVEKQHELYTPDRLFVGAYPIETEGNSKVSTEGRRVLDEFVEEGKLIIDYIGHGAETGWTNEKILTNGQAINWRNLDNMPVFITATCEYGRFDDWKQRSGAELSLMNPLGGPIALVTTTRPVVASTNFKLSEAFYDVAFEPLANGEMPRLGDIIRQTKNNSVSGTLNRNFSLLGDPSMKLAYPSLKVFTAYLNDQTPNAKLSIKSGEKLTVQGYIGEKEERVNEGFEGILEVIVYAAPIEKKTLGDSDNEKMTYHNREKVLYKGSASVYKGNFEFTFVMPDFEENTDEQLKISFYAKHNTEYIDAAGYYLLDSDVSGNDIENTDQTPPEVTLYLDDENFNAGDETGKNPVLYARLFDEFGINTADEGKSIKLVIDDEFEKTFQLNNYYENDLDSYQAGLVKFQMPELETGIHFITLQVWDNNGNQTETGLYFNVTEGILSVLENLIVHPNPSFDAVNFTFPVTSAETGFNVKINLYDDNGAIIQEIAGDFTQGSTEEKTLQWNGKGPGGYELSSGTYFYEIFVNYHTSSKLETTSGQFVLLH, encoded by the coding sequence ATGATAAAACTGAGGCTTCTCTTTTTGTTTCTGTTACTCGCATGGAAACTGCAAGGGCAGGAACTTACCAATTCTTTTGCGAAGAAGTCTGTTTTAGCCAATGGTGATTTTCACAAAATAGCTGTCGATAGCTCGGGTGTTTACAAACTCGATTATGCTTTTTTCCAAAGCGTGGGCATCAACACTGATATACTTAATATCAACAGGATAAGGGTTTTTGGTAATCCGGGGGGGATGTTACCTCAAGAAAATAATGCGGCAAGGTACGATGACCTAATCGAAAATCACCTTTGGGTGTATGATGCCAACCATAACAAAGATTTTGATGCAGAAGATTATCTCCTTTTTTATGCACATGGTCCAGATAAAGTGATCTATGATGAGGAAAAGGAAATGTTTCTCAACCAAACTAATTTATATGCTAATACCAATTTCTACTTTATTGAACTTTTTAAAAGGAAGAGTGAAAAAATAGAAACAGCTTCTAATAAATCAGTTCTGCAAAATTCAGAAGCAATTAATAGCTTCGATTATTTCCAATACCACGAAACTGAAAGTATTAATTTGTTGAGTTCGGGCAGAGAGTGGTATGGCGAAAAATTTTCGCTAGATGAAACGCCAACCCATCATTTTCAACTAAAAGATTATTTACCCCAGAGCGAATCTGCCATAAGAATGTGGGTGCAAGCAATGAACAGAGAAACCGTGCCAGTTCATTTTGATATTGAACTCAATAACCAACATATCGGAGAGATTGATATTGATGCTGTGTCTAAATCTGCTTTTGGTGAAAAAGGCAATGTAAATGACTGGTATGACTATTTTAGTGTTGCCAATTTGTTAAGTGATAGTTTAAATGCCTCATCATCTTTAGATATTCAAATTTCATTAAGTAGTACTGGTGAAAATGCAGAAGCTTATTTGGATGCCTACGCCATTCAATTTGCAACTCAGTTAAAATGGAAAAATCATCAGTTTCATTTTCGCTCTTTAACTTCTAAAGAACAATCTGAAAATACTTATCAAGTAACAGGCTTGCCCGAGCGGGCAATGGTTTGGAATATTAGCCAGCCGGGTGTTCCTGTAAACATGAGTTTGATTTATGCTAGTGGAAATGCTTTTTTTATTGATGAGCATGAGGGTTTGCAAGAATACATAGCTTTTAACCCAGAACAATGTCCGAATCCTACTGGAATTGGAAAGGTGGAAAATCAGAATTTACATGGCATCACACCACCTGAGTTACTGATTATTACTCCTGACTCTTTGCGGTCTATTGCCAAAGTTTTAGAAAGATTTAGGGAGAATGTAGATGGCTTGTTAGTAACCACTATTTCGATTGAAAAAATCTATAATGAGTTTTCATCAGGCAGAAAAGATGTAACAGCTATTCGTAACTTTTTAAAGATGCTGTATGACCGAAATGGCAATAAAAGGCAATTGAAATATGTCTTGTTGTTCGGTGATACTTCTTACGATTATAGAGGAATTGAAAACAGCAGCGAAAACCTCATCCCAATCTATCAATCCAGAAATTCTTTGCATACAGTGCACAGTTATGCTTCTGATGATTACTTCGGTTTTTTGGACGACGACGAAGGTATTTGGAAGGAGGGTACATCTATTTACAGTGACGAAGTTCACGATCTTGAAATTGGCGTGGGCAGGTTGCCGGTAAGAACCAAGCAAGAAGCGCAAGAGATAGTAGAGAAGCTCATTCAATATCAAAACAAATCTAGTTTGGGCAGATGGCGAACACAACTGGGTTTTGTGGCAGACAACGGAGATGCAAATATCCACCAACTTCGCTCAGATTATCTGGCGACTCAAGTGGAAAAACAGCATGAGTTATACACACCAGACAGACTTTTTGTGGGGGCTTATCCCATAGAAACTGAAGGTAATAGCAAAGTGAGTACCGAGGGCAGACGTGTGTTAGATGAGTTTGTAGAAGAAGGAAAATTGATTATCGATTACATTGGGCATGGTGCAGAAACGGGTTGGACTAACGAAAAGATTCTTACCAATGGGCAAGCTATTAACTGGCGAAACTTGGATAATATGCCAGTTTTTATCACTGCTACTTGTGAGTATGGTAGGTTTGACGATTGGAAACAGAGATCGGGAGCGGAGCTTTCACTCATGAATCCGTTAGGCGGACCAATTGCTTTGGTAACTACCACGCGACCAGTGGTGGCATCTACCAACTTTAAATTAAGTGAGGCATTTTATGATGTGGCTTTCGAGCCTTTGGCAAATGGAGAAATGCCGCGTTTGGGCGACATCATCAGACAAACAAAAAACAACAGTGTTTCTGGGACTCTCAATAGAAACTTCTCGCTCTTGGGTGACCCTTCCATGAAATTAGCATATCCTAGTCTAAAGGTTTTTACAGCCTATTTGAATGATCAAACACCAAATGCCAAGCTTTCCATTAAGAGTGGTGAGAAGCTCACCGTGCAAGGTTATATCGGAGAAAAAGAGGAGAGAGTAAACGAGGGATTTGAGGGAATTCTTGAGGTGATTGTTTATGCTGCTCCGATTGAAAAAAAGACTTTGGGAGATAGCGATAATGAAAAAATGACTTACCACAATCGCGAAAAGGTTTTGTATAAAGGGAGTGCCAGTGTTTATAAAGGTAATTTTGAATTTACTTTTGTAATGCCTGACTTCGAAGAAAATACTGATGAGCAGTTGAAAATAAGCTTTTACGCCAAACACAATACTGAGTATATAGATGCAGCTGGATATTATTTATTAGATTCTGATGTAAGTGGAAATGATATTGAAAACACAGATCAGACACCACCAGAAGTAACTCTCTACCTCGATGATGAAAATTTTAATGCAGGAGATGAAACAGGTAAAAATCCAGTGTTGTATGCTCGCTTATTTGATGAATTTGGAATTAATACAGCAGATGAAGGTAAATCAATCAAGTTGGTGATTGATGATGAATTTGAAAAAACTTTTCAATTAAATAATTACTATGAGAATGATTTGGATTCTTATCAAGCCGGTTTGGTGAAATTCCAAATGCCTGAGTTAGAAACAGGCATTCATTTTATCACATTACAAGTTTGGGATAATAATGGTAACCAGACAGAAACTGGCTTGTATTTTAATGTTACTGAAGGCATACTTTCTGTTTTAGAAAACCTGATTGTGCACCCCAATCCATCTTTTGATGCTGTAAATTTTACTTTTCCGGTTACCAGTGCTGAAACTGGGTTTAATGTAAAAATCAATTTGTATGATGATAATGGGGCAATTATCCAAGAAATTGCGGGAGACTTTACACAAGGTTCAACAGAGGAAAAAACATTGCAGTGGAATGGAAAAGGTCCCGGAGGTTATGAGCTAAGTTCCGGAACCTATTTTTACGAAATCTTTGTGAACTACCACACTTCAAGCAAACTCGAAACCACCAGCGGTCAATTTGTTTTGCTGCATTAA